A section of the Roseomonas marmotae genome encodes:
- a CDS encoding metallopeptidase family protein — protein MRFNHPPSADDLLEMAEIAFAAIPEVLREAVRGTALLVEEVPDEETLAALELEHPWELTGLYRGTPLTQRSSLDVPAVPDTILLYREPILVEWIETGEDLFRLVRNVLIHEIGHHFGFSDEEIARLEGEG, from the coding sequence ATGCGCTTCAACCACCCACCCTCGGCCGATGACCTGCTGGAGATGGCGGAAATTGCCTTCGCCGCCATCCCGGAGGTGCTGCGGGAGGCGGTGCGAGGCACGGCCCTCCTGGTGGAGGAAGTGCCCGATGAGGAAACCCTCGCGGCCCTGGAACTCGAGCACCCCTGGGAGCTGACCGGCCTCTACCGCGGCACGCCGCTGACGCAGAGGTCCAGCCTGGACGTGCCTGCCGTGCCGGATACGATCCTGCTCTACCGCGAGCCCATCCTGGTCGAATGGATCGAGACGGGGGAGGATCTCTTCCGTCTGGTCCGCAATGTGCTGATCCATGAGATCGGCCATCACTTCGGCTTCTCCGACGAGGAGATCGCCCGGCTGGAAGGCGAGGGATGA
- a CDS encoding uracil-DNA glycosylase family protein, which yields MPPETLEEAAAAARACTRCGPALPLGPRPVFRVSPTARLLIIGQAPGTRVHATGIPWNDPSGDRLRSWLGMEREDFYDAGRIAIVPAGLCYPGRMPRGGDAPPRPECAPLWHPRLIGPMRQIRLTLLVGTYAIRTVLGRQAAAALGQTVQDFAGPLARGCFPLPHPSWRTRAWAAQRPWFEDTVLPALRDAVRAALAG from the coding sequence ATGCCCCCCGAGACCCTGGAGGAAGCAGCCGCCGCCGCCCGCGCCTGCACGCGCTGCGGCCCGGCCCTGCCGCTTGGCCCCCGCCCTGTCTTCCGCGTCAGCCCCACCGCCCGCCTGCTGATTATCGGCCAGGCACCGGGCACCCGGGTGCATGCCACTGGCATCCCCTGGAACGACCCCTCCGGCGACCGGCTGCGGTCCTGGCTGGGGATGGAGCGGGAGGATTTCTACGATGCCGGCCGCATCGCCATCGTGCCCGCCGGGCTCTGCTATCCCGGCCGCATGCCGCGCGGGGGCGATGCGCCGCCCCGGCCGGAATGCGCGCCGCTCTGGCACCCCCGGCTGATCGGGCCGATGCGGCAGATCCGCCTCACCCTGCTGGTCGGCACCTACGCCATCCGCACGGTGCTGGGGCGTCAGGCCGCCGCCGCGCTCGGGCAGACGGTGCAGGATTTCGCCGGACCACTGGCGCGGGGCTGTTTCCCTCTGCCGCATCCCTCCTGGCGCACCCGCGCCTGGGCGGCGCAGCGGCCCTGGTTCGAGGATACGGTGCTGCCCGCCCTGCGGGATGCCGTCAGGGCGGCGCTGGCGGGCTGA
- a CDS encoding copper chaperone PCu(A)C produces the protein MHHRRFLLAALGAGCLALPIPALAHSYKAGEIEIAHPWSRAAPAGITGAGYMTLTNKGGTADRLVGARAVIARTVEIHTHSMEGGVMRMRPVPGIDLPPGASVTLQPGGLHIMLIGLKQPLVKDSRVPLTLVFEKAGEVPVELAVEAAGSRGGGGREHGHSHGHGG, from the coding sequence GCCGTTTCCTGCTCGCCGCCCTGGGCGCGGGCTGCCTCGCCCTGCCCATCCCTGCCCTGGCCCATAGCTACAAGGCGGGCGAGATCGAGATCGCCCATCCCTGGAGCCGCGCCGCCCCCGCCGGCATCACCGGCGCCGGCTACATGACCCTGACCAACAAGGGCGGCACCGCGGACCGGCTGGTCGGCGCCCGTGCCGTGATCGCCCGCACCGTCGAGATCCATACCCACAGCATGGAGGGCGGCGTGATGCGGATGCGCCCCGTGCCGGGCATCGACCTTCCCCCCGGCGCCAGCGTGACGCTGCAGCCAGGCGGGCTGCACATCATGCTGATCGGCCTGAAGCAGCCTCTGGTGAAGGACAGCCGCGTGCCGCTGACCCTGGTCTTCGAGAAGGCCGGAGAGGTGCCGGTGGAACTGGCGGTGGAAGCCGCCGGCTCGCGCGGCGGCGGCGGGCGGGAGCATGGACACAGCCACGGGCACGGCGGCTGA